In bacterium, a genomic segment contains:
- a CDS encoding peptidylprolyl isomerase yields MTPLTDLIARNEDRLLGQILALAEVNGYFRFVPGTPGEWRATLRGLTGSLLQSLRSDPSPPSLAADDMGRDDGPSTFGVVEGRKRRREGMPFGIFLGLVKFFRQAYLDLVRSAGLPHEEEAKALRYIERFFDRNEVAVCVSWAAESVSGRLAELRKEHDELTRRNLRLNETLATLKRSQAKVLHQEKMASIGPFAAGAAHEIGNPIGFINSNLSTLGKYLSRIVAFLAVQSDCLAAGAPPERVESVRQQRAGLKIDYILKDLEDLVRESMEGAERVQSIVADLKSFSRVDESEYQQADINECLRGTIDIVWSRIRHKATLEKELGEIPRTRCLPRQMSQAFRNLLVNAAYAIEDQGVITVRSWAENGYVCVSVADTGRGIPEANLGRLFDPFFTTKEAGKGTGLGLHIAYDIVKKHNGEITVRSEPGKGTVFTVRIPEVEEV; encoded by the coding sequence GTGACGCCGCTGACCGATCTCATCGCCCGGAACGAGGACCGCCTGCTCGGGCAGATCCTCGCTCTCGCCGAGGTGAACGGATATTTCCGGTTCGTCCCGGGGACGCCCGGAGAGTGGCGGGCCACGCTCCGCGGGCTGACCGGCTCCCTGCTCCAGTCGCTCCGCTCCGACCCCTCCCCTCCCTCGCTCGCCGCCGACGACATGGGCCGGGACGACGGACCCTCCACGTTCGGCGTCGTCGAGGGGCGCAAACGCCGCCGCGAGGGGATGCCGTTCGGCATCTTCCTCGGGCTCGTCAAATTTTTCCGCCAGGCGTACCTCGACCTGGTCCGGTCCGCCGGGCTTCCGCACGAGGAGGAAGCGAAGGCCCTTCGGTACATCGAGCGGTTCTTCGACCGGAACGAAGTCGCCGTCTGCGTGTCCTGGGCCGCGGAGAGCGTCTCCGGACGGCTCGCGGAACTCCGGAAGGAGCACGACGAGCTCACCCGGAGGAATCTCCGGCTGAACGAGACGCTCGCCACGCTCAAGCGCAGCCAGGCCAAGGTCCTCCATCAGGAGAAGATGGCGTCGATCGGGCCGTTCGCGGCCGGCGCGGCCCACGAGATCGGCAACCCGATCGGATTCATCAACAGCAACCTCTCCACCCTCGGGAAATATCTGTCGCGCATCGTGGCGTTCCTCGCCGTCCAGTCCGACTGCCTCGCCGCCGGCGCGCCGCCGGAGCGGGTCGAATCGGTCCGGCAGCAGCGCGCCGGCCTCAAGATCGACTATATCCTGAAGGATCTCGAGGATCTGGTCCGCGAATCGATGGAGGGGGCGGAGCGCGTGCAGAGCATCGTCGCGGACCTGAAAAGCTTCTCCCGGGTGGACGAAAGCGAGTACCAGCAGGCCGACATCAACGAGTGCCTCCGGGGCACGATCGATATCGTCTGGAGCCGGATCAGGCACAAGGCGACCCTGGAGAAGGAGCTGGGGGAGATCCCGCGAACCCGCTGCCTCCCCCGGCAGATGAGCCAGGCCTTCAGGAACCTCCTCGTCAACGCGGCGTACGCCATCGAGGACCAGGGGGTCATCACCGTCCGGTCCTGGGCGGAGAACGGGTACGTCTGCGTCTCCGTCGCCGACACGGGACGGGGGATCCCGGAGGCGAACCTGGGCCGGCTCTTCGACCCCTTCTTCACCACGAAAGAGGCCGGCAAGGGGACGGGGCTGGGCCTCCACATCGCCTACGACATCGTGAAGAAGCACAATGGGGAGATCACGGTGCGCAGCGAACCCGGAAAGGGGACCGTGTTCACCGTGCGGATCCCCGAGGTCGAGGAGGTCTGA
- a CDS encoding TonB family protein, with protein MRQPSIVPASRGWTGEAAWKGAGASILLHLFAGAAMVVALSGPPKAPPRVIDLTLLAPAGIDRSPVPPAFVKAVELPRAGTAALPEPSALPASPVAANPPAVTPPANPAEVSTGKNDAAPGPPHPPVAAPDPAGQRPAEAASGTPPGPSGAGPPAADFAWIRDAIQHTIAYPATARRMGWEGKVVVAFRLLPDGSVRDVRVVQGSGHAALDRGAIDAVTNASPFTRPPVEVEVISPIVYRLTTR; from the coding sequence ATGAGGCAGCCTTCGATCGTCCCCGCGTCGCGGGGCTGGACGGGCGAAGCCGCCTGGAAAGGGGCGGGGGCGTCCATCCTCCTGCATCTCTTTGCCGGGGCGGCGATGGTCGTCGCTCTGTCCGGCCCTCCGAAAGCGCCACCGCGGGTGATCGACCTCACTCTCCTGGCCCCCGCCGGGATCGACCGGTCCCCGGTCCCGCCCGCCTTTGTCAAGGCGGTGGAGCTCCCCAGGGCCGGGACGGCCGCCCTCCCGGAACCGTCCGCCCTTCCCGCCTCTCCGGTCGCCGCGAATCCGCCCGCCGTGACCCCGCCGGCGAACCCGGCCGAGGTGTCGACGGGGAAAAACGACGCCGCCCCCGGGCCTCCGCATCCGCCTGTCGCGGCCCCGGACCCGGCAGGCCAGCGCCCCGCCGAGGCAGCCTCCGGGACCCCGCCGGGGCCATCGGGTGCCGGTCCCCCGGCGGCGGACTTCGCCTGGATCCGCGACGCCATCCAGCATACGATCGCCTACCCGGCGACGGCGCGCAGGATGGGATGGGAGGGGAAGGTCGTCGTGGCGTTTCGTCTTCTCCCGGACGGCTCGGTGCGGGACGTGCGGGTCGTGCAAGGTTCGGGACACGCCGCCCTGGACCGGGGAGCGATCGACGCGGTCACAAACGCCTCCCCCTTCACCCGGCCCCCCGTCGAGGTGGAGGTCATCAGCCCGATCGTCTATCGGCTTACGACGCGATGA
- a CDS encoding HD domain-containing protein yields MDNAILVVGDEANMRTALARLFLDRDVRVHRAGNGEEALGIVRRDPVAVVVSDNLLPEMAGVELLSRVRDLSPDTVRVLLTETADLPAATEAIRRGEVSRVHVKPWVDEEIVNIVEEGVWRYQAVRSLRDGDEAAIRSIAQEIELRDPYTRGHCDRVAAYALKIAEELTLPEETRRAIKFGSWLHDCGKIGVPEAILNCPGKLSPEEFDVVRKHPGWGADVGRQADLPREVVNIILYHHERFDGRGYPTGAKGTEIPLEARIVAIADVFDAMSSDRPYAKGYDRAEVMRVMGVLRGAALDPELVDILLGKESPAGTP; encoded by the coding sequence GTGGATAACGCCATCCTCGTCGTCGGCGACGAAGCGAACATGCGGACCGCGTTGGCGCGCCTGTTCCTGGACCGCGATGTCCGGGTCCATCGCGCGGGGAACGGGGAGGAGGCCCTCGGGATCGTTCGGAGGGATCCGGTGGCGGTCGTCGTATCCGACAACCTCCTCCCGGAGATGGCCGGAGTCGAACTGCTCTCGCGGGTAAGGGATCTCTCCCCCGACACCGTGAGGGTCCTCCTGACGGAGACCGCGGACCTGCCCGCCGCGACCGAGGCGATCCGCCGGGGGGAGGTGTCCCGCGTCCACGTGAAGCCGTGGGTGGACGAGGAGATCGTCAACATCGTCGAGGAGGGGGTGTGGCGGTACCAGGCGGTTCGCTCGCTGCGCGACGGGGACGAAGCCGCCATTCGCTCGATCGCGCAGGAGATCGAACTGAGGGACCCGTACACCCGGGGACATTGCGACCGCGTCGCGGCGTACGCCCTGAAGATCGCCGAGGAGCTGACCCTCCCGGAGGAGACGCGTCGGGCGATCAAGTTTGGAAGCTGGCTCCACGACTGCGGCAAGATCGGGGTGCCGGAGGCGATCCTCAATTGTCCGGGGAAACTGTCCCCGGAGGAGTTCGATGTGGTCAGGAAGCATCCGGGATGGGGCGCCGATGTCGGGCGGCAGGCGGACCTTCCCCGGGAGGTCGTCAACATCATCCTCTACCACCACGAACGGTTCGACGGCCGGGGGTACCCCACGGGAGCGAAGGGGACGGAGATCCCGCTCGAAGCGCGGATCGTGGCGATCGCGGACGTTTTCGACGCGATGTCGTCGGACCGTCCGTACGCCAAGGGATACGACCGGGCGGAGGTGATGCGCGTCATGGGAGTGCTCCGGGGAGCCGCCCTCGATCCGGAGCTGGTCGATATCCTCCTGGGAAAAGAATCTCCGGCCGGGACGCCCTAG